From a single Phocoena sinus isolate mPhoSin1 chromosome 1, mPhoSin1.pri, whole genome shotgun sequence genomic region:
- the IKBKE gene encoding inhibitor of nuclear factor kappa-B kinase subunit epsilon isoform X3, giving the protein MQSTVNYLWHTDDLLGQGATASVYKARNKKSGELVAVKVFNTASYLRPREVQGGSRQKVLVMEYCSSGSLLSALESPENAFGLPEDEFLVVLRCVVAGVNHLRENGIVHRDIKPGNILRLVGEEGRSIYKLTDFGAARELDDDEKFVSVYGTEEYLHPDMYERAVLRKPQQKAFGVAVDLWSIGVTLYHAATGSLPFVPFGGPRRNKEIMYRITTEKPTGAIAGTQRLENGPLEWSYTLPITCQLSMGLQSQLVPILANILEVEQAKCWGFDQFFAETSDILQRVVVHVFSLPQAVVHHVYIHAHNTIAIFLEAVYKQTNVAPQHQEYLFEGHLCVLEPSLSAQHIAHTTASSPLTLFSMVSETPKGLAFRDRCRRQIWVLILHAPLKCHVTRAGGLPNLLHSVQRSGKETPMETGRCGFNVVSTVCAALDIPKFFPKVDLQADYNTAKGVLGAGYQALRLAQALLTGQELMLRGLHWFVESLQATCRRTLEVTRMALLFLSSSLGTERFSNVAGVPEIQELKRAAELRSKLRTLAEVLSRCSHNITETKMTLSNLSSELMKNRDQVHADRSIQQIQCCLDKMYLIYKQFKKSRMRPGLGYNEEQIHKLDKVNFSHLAKRLLQVFQEERVQKYQASLATHGKRMRVVHETRNHLRLVGCSVAACNTEAQGAQESLSKILDWLSHQLLQDRTKEAQASPPTTAPYPSPALKDLVFHMQELCKEMKVLASDLQDNNRVIEGLSRVPSAPDI; this is encoded by the exons ATGCAGAGTACCGTCAATTACCTGTGGCACACGGATGACCTGCTGGGTCAGGGGGCCACTGCCAGTGTGTACAAGGCCCGAAACAAG AAATCCGGGGAGCTGGTTGCTGTGAAGGTCTTCAACACGGCCAGCTACCTGCGACCCCGCGAGGTGCAG GGGGGCAGCCGGCAGAAGGTGCTGGTGATGGAGTACTGCTCCAGCGGGAGCCTTCTGAGTGCGCTGGAGAGCCCTGAGAACGCCTTTGGGCTGCCCGAGGACGAGTTCCTGGTGGTGCTGCGCTGTGTGG TGGCCGGCGTGAACCACCTGCGGGAGAACGGCATCGTCCACCGGGACATCAAGCCCGGGAATATCTTGCGCCTGGTCGGGGAGGAGGGGCGGAGCATCTACAAGCTGACGGACTTCGGGGCAGCCCGGGAGCTGGATGACGACGAGAAGTTCGTCTCGGTCTACGGCACCGAGGAGTACCTG CACCCTGACATGTATGAGCGGGCAGTGCTTCGCAAGCCCCAACAGAAAGCTTTTGGGGTGGCCGTGGATCTCTGGAGCATTGGGGTGACCCTGTACCATGCAGCCACTGGCAGCCTGCCCTTCGTCCCCTTTGGAGGGCCCCGACGCAACAAGGAGATCAT GTACCGGATCACCACGGAGAAGCCAACCGGGGCCATTGCAGGCACTCAGAGGCTGGAGAACGGGCCCCTGGAGTGGAGCTACACCCTCCCCATCACCTGTCAGCTGTCCAT ggggctgcagAGCCAGCTGGTGCCCATCCTGGCCAACATCCTGGAGGTGGAGCAGGCCAAGTGCTGGGGCTTCGACCAGTTCTTTGCGGAGACCAGTGACATCCTGCAGCGAGTTGTCGTCCACGTCTTCTCCTTGCCGCAGGCTGTCGTGCACCACGTCTACATCCACGCGCACAACAC GATAGCCATCTTTCTAGAGGCCGTGTACAAGCAGACCAACGTGGCCCCCCAGCACCAGGAGTACCTCTTTGAGGGTCACCTCTGTGTCCTCGAGCCCAGCCTCTCAGCACAGCACATCGCCCACACGACAGCAAGCAGCCCCCTGACCCTGTTCAGCATGGTCAGTGAGACCCCCAAGGGACTGGCCTTCAGGGACC GGTGTAGAAGGCAGATCTGGGTTCTAATTCTGCATGCGCCTCTGAAATGCCATGTGACTCGGGCTGGTGGCCTGCCCAACCTGCTTCACAGCGTCCAAAGATCTGGGAAAGAAACTCCAATGGAAACAGGGAGATGTGGATTCAATGTGGTCTCCACAGTCTGTG CTGCTCTGGACATCCCCAAGTTTTTCCCCAAAGTGGACCTGCAGGCAGATTACAACACGGCCAAG GGTGTGTTGGGTGCCGGCTACCAGGCCCTGCGGCTGGCACAGGCCTTGCTGACAGGACAGGAGCTGATGCTTCGGGGGCTGCACTGGTTCGT GGAGTCACTCCAGGCCACGTGCAGGCGGACGCTGGAGGTCACGAGGATGGCCCTCCTCTTCCTCAGCAGCAGCCTCGGCACTGAGAG GTTCAGCAACGTGGCTGGGGTGCCTGAGATCCAGGAACTGAAGAGGGCCGCAGAGCTGAGGTCCAAGCTGCGGACC TTGGCTGAGGTCCTCTCCAGATGTTCCCATAATATCACAGAGACCAAGATGACCCTAAGCAACCTGAGCTCTGAGCTGATGAAGAACCGGGATCAGGTACATGCGGACAGAAG CATCCAGCAGATTCAGTGCTGTTTGGACAAGATGTATCTCATTTACAAACAGTTCAAGAAATCCAGGATGAGGCCAG GGCTTGGCTACAACGAGGAGCAGATTCACAAGCTGGATAA GGTGAATTTTAGTCATTTAGCCAAAAGGCTCCTGCAGGTGTTCCAGGAGGAGCGTGTGCAGAAGTACCAGGCATCCCTGGCCACGCATGGCAAGAGAATGAG GGTGGTGCATGAGACCAGGAACCACCTGCGCCTGGTGGGCTGCTCCGTGGCCGCCTGTAACACAGAAGCCCAGGGAGCCCAGGAGAGCCTCAGCAAG ATCCTTGACTGGCTATCTCACCAGCTCCTGCAGGACAGAACAAAGGAGGCTCAGGCCTCACCACCCACTACAGCTCCTTATCCTAGCCCTGCACTAAAGGACCTGGTTTTCCA CATGCAAGAGCTCTGCAAGGAGATGAAGGTGCTGGCGTCTGACCTCCAGGACAACAACCGCGTCATCGAAGG GTTAAGTAGGGTCCCATCGGCTCCTGACATCTGA
- the IKBKE gene encoding inhibitor of nuclear factor kappa-B kinase subunit epsilon isoform X6 — MQSTVNYLWHTDDLLGQGATASVYKARNKKSGELVAVKVFNTASYLRPREVQVREFEVLRKLSHQNIIKFFAVEETGGSRQKVLVMEYCSSGSLLSALESPENAFGLPEDEFLVVLRCVVAGVNHLRENGIVHRDIKPGNILRLVGEEGRSIYKLTDFGAARELDDDEKFVSVYGTEEYLHPDMYERAVLRKPQQKAFGVAVDLWSIGVTLYHAATGSLPFVPFGGPRRNKEIMYRITTEKPTGAIAGTQRLENGPLEWSYTLPITCQLSMGLQSQLVPILANILEVEQAKCWGFDQFFAETSDILQRVVVHVFSLPQAVVHHVYIHAHNTIAIFLEAVYKQTNVAPQHQEYLFEGHLCVLEPSLSAQHIAHTTASSPLTLFSMVSETPKGLAFRDRCRRQIWVLILHAPLKCHVTRAGGLPNLLHSVQRSGKETPMETGRCGFNVVSTVCAALDIPKFFPKVDLQADYNTAKGVLGAGYQALRLAQALLTGQELMLRGLHWFVESLQATCRRTLEVTRMALLFLSSSLGTERFSNVAGVPEIQELKRAAELRSKLRTLAEVLSRCSHNITETKMTLSNLSSELMKNRDQVHADRSIQQIQCCLDKMYLIYKQFKKSRMRPGLGYNEEQIHKLDKVNFSHLAKRLLQVFQEERVQKYQASLATHGKRMSGYCHPISQMRKLRLREQVASLIRHR, encoded by the exons ATGCAGAGTACCGTCAATTACCTGTGGCACACGGATGACCTGCTGGGTCAGGGGGCCACTGCCAGTGTGTACAAGGCCCGAAACAAG AAATCCGGGGAGCTGGTTGCTGTGAAGGTCTTCAACACGGCCAGCTACCTGCGACCCCGCGAGGTGCAGGTGAGGGAGTTTGAGGTCCTGCGGAAGCTGAGCCACCAGAACATCATCAAGTTCTTTGCGGTGGAGGAGACG GGGGGCAGCCGGCAGAAGGTGCTGGTGATGGAGTACTGCTCCAGCGGGAGCCTTCTGAGTGCGCTGGAGAGCCCTGAGAACGCCTTTGGGCTGCCCGAGGACGAGTTCCTGGTGGTGCTGCGCTGTGTGG TGGCCGGCGTGAACCACCTGCGGGAGAACGGCATCGTCCACCGGGACATCAAGCCCGGGAATATCTTGCGCCTGGTCGGGGAGGAGGGGCGGAGCATCTACAAGCTGACGGACTTCGGGGCAGCCCGGGAGCTGGATGACGACGAGAAGTTCGTCTCGGTCTACGGCACCGAGGAGTACCTG CACCCTGACATGTATGAGCGGGCAGTGCTTCGCAAGCCCCAACAGAAAGCTTTTGGGGTGGCCGTGGATCTCTGGAGCATTGGGGTGACCCTGTACCATGCAGCCACTGGCAGCCTGCCCTTCGTCCCCTTTGGAGGGCCCCGACGCAACAAGGAGATCAT GTACCGGATCACCACGGAGAAGCCAACCGGGGCCATTGCAGGCACTCAGAGGCTGGAGAACGGGCCCCTGGAGTGGAGCTACACCCTCCCCATCACCTGTCAGCTGTCCAT ggggctgcagAGCCAGCTGGTGCCCATCCTGGCCAACATCCTGGAGGTGGAGCAGGCCAAGTGCTGGGGCTTCGACCAGTTCTTTGCGGAGACCAGTGACATCCTGCAGCGAGTTGTCGTCCACGTCTTCTCCTTGCCGCAGGCTGTCGTGCACCACGTCTACATCCACGCGCACAACAC GATAGCCATCTTTCTAGAGGCCGTGTACAAGCAGACCAACGTGGCCCCCCAGCACCAGGAGTACCTCTTTGAGGGTCACCTCTGTGTCCTCGAGCCCAGCCTCTCAGCACAGCACATCGCCCACACGACAGCAAGCAGCCCCCTGACCCTGTTCAGCATGGTCAGTGAGACCCCCAAGGGACTGGCCTTCAGGGACC GGTGTAGAAGGCAGATCTGGGTTCTAATTCTGCATGCGCCTCTGAAATGCCATGTGACTCGGGCTGGTGGCCTGCCCAACCTGCTTCACAGCGTCCAAAGATCTGGGAAAGAAACTCCAATGGAAACAGGGAGATGTGGATTCAATGTGGTCTCCACAGTCTGTG CTGCTCTGGACATCCCCAAGTTTTTCCCCAAAGTGGACCTGCAGGCAGATTACAACACGGCCAAG GGTGTGTTGGGTGCCGGCTACCAGGCCCTGCGGCTGGCACAGGCCTTGCTGACAGGACAGGAGCTGATGCTTCGGGGGCTGCACTGGTTCGT GGAGTCACTCCAGGCCACGTGCAGGCGGACGCTGGAGGTCACGAGGATGGCCCTCCTCTTCCTCAGCAGCAGCCTCGGCACTGAGAG GTTCAGCAACGTGGCTGGGGTGCCTGAGATCCAGGAACTGAAGAGGGCCGCAGAGCTGAGGTCCAAGCTGCGGACC TTGGCTGAGGTCCTCTCCAGATGTTCCCATAATATCACAGAGACCAAGATGACCCTAAGCAACCTGAGCTCTGAGCTGATGAAGAACCGGGATCAGGTACATGCGGACAGAAG CATCCAGCAGATTCAGTGCTGTTTGGACAAGATGTATCTCATTTACAAACAGTTCAAGAAATCCAGGATGAGGCCAG GGCTTGGCTACAACGAGGAGCAGATTCACAAGCTGGATAA GGTGAATTTTAGTCATTTAGCCAAAAGGCTCCTGCAGGTGTTCCAGGAGGAGCGTGTGCAGAAGTACCAGGCATCCCTGGCCACGCATGGCAAGAGAATGAG TGGATACTgtcaccccatttcacagatgaggaaactgaggctcagagaacagGTTGCTTCCTTAATACGACACCGCTAG